The following coding sequences lie in one Phycicoccus duodecadis genomic window:
- a CDS encoding DUF1272 domain-containing protein yields MSLAMRPNCECCDTDLPADSVGAVVCSFECTFCAGCAEHLDRTCPTCGGALMPRPTRVGEALERTPASTERVHGTTPCPGRGYTGGTAPTQRLTRKPERGAAGRAELDALLDEVLVGTLSTVVDARPWVVPMLFARDGDRILLHGSTGAGALRQVAAGAPAALTVVSLDGIVVAHTTFDSSANYRSAVVHGVLTPLGPDEAAAALDLLSDRLIPGRTCEVRPSTRREQAATLTMALPVTEGQWLYKARSGGPGEPDEPTDVWTGVLPLRVVAEPPEPAPASVAAAREVPASVLTLLDRWSR; encoded by the coding sequence GTGAGCCTGGCGATGCGACCCAACTGCGAGTGCTGTGACACCGACCTGCCCGCCGACTCGGTGGGAGCCGTCGTGTGCTCGTTCGAGTGCACGTTCTGCGCCGGATGCGCCGAGCACCTCGACCGCACCTGCCCGACCTGCGGAGGCGCGCTGATGCCGCGCCCCACCCGCGTGGGGGAGGCCCTCGAGCGCACGCCGGCCTCGACCGAGCGGGTCCACGGCACCACGCCCTGCCCGGGGCGCGGCTACACCGGCGGCACCGCTCCGACCCAGCGCCTCACCCGCAAGCCCGAGCGCGGAGCGGCCGGCCGGGCCGAGCTCGACGCGCTGCTCGACGAGGTCCTGGTGGGCACCCTCTCGACCGTCGTCGACGCACGCCCCTGGGTCGTCCCGATGCTCTTCGCTCGCGACGGCGACCGGATCCTGCTGCACGGCTCCACCGGTGCCGGCGCGCTGCGGCAGGTGGCCGCGGGGGCGCCGGCCGCTCTCACCGTGGTCTCGCTCGACGGCATCGTGGTGGCGCACACCACCTTCGACTCCTCGGCCAACTACCGCTCGGCCGTCGTCCACGGTGTGCTGACCCCGCTGGGGCCCGACGAGGCGGCCGCCGCCCTCGACCTCCTCTCGGACCGGCTCATCCCCGGCCGCACCTGCGAGGTCCGCCCCAGCACCCGCCGCGAGCAGGCCGCGACCCTGACGATGGCGCTGCCCGTGACCGAGGGGCAGTGGCTCTACAAGGCTCGCAGCGGCGGCCCGGGGGAGCCCGACGAGCCCACCGACGTCTGGACCGGCGTCCTGCCCCTCCGCGTGGTGGCCGAGCCGCCGGAGCCGGCGCCCGCCAGCGTCGCGGCCGCCCGCGAGGTCCCCGCGTCGGTGCTCACCCTGCTCGACCGGTGGTCCCGGTGA
- a CDS encoding pirin family protein, translated as MPAVTVENILTLPRVAEPVTTAVSRPVRSVTTAPQGFEGEGFPVRRAFAGVDLTALDPFIHMDQMGEVEYAPGEPKGTAWHPHRGFETVTYIIDGAFVHQDSHGGGGVITNGDTQWMTAGSGLLHIEVPPESLVQSGGLFHGLQLWVNLPRAQKMADPRYQDIRGGDVALLSSPDGGALVRVIAGELDGHQGPGITHTPITVLHLTVAPGARVRLPWNPGYNALVYALNGNGSVGPDRRPLRMGQLAVLGGGDVVEVGADESQESRSPSLDLYVLGGQPIREPVAAYGPFVMNTRAELVQAFEDFQAGRLGTVPSEPHPGHDVL; from the coding sequence ATGCCAGCCGTGACCGTCGAGAACATCCTGACCCTGCCCCGGGTCGCCGAGCCCGTCACGACGGCGGTCTCGCGGCCGGTGCGGTCGGTCACCACCGCCCCGCAGGGCTTCGAAGGGGAGGGCTTCCCCGTCCGCCGCGCGTTCGCCGGCGTCGACCTGACCGCCCTGGACCCCTTCATCCACATGGACCAGATGGGCGAGGTCGAGTACGCCCCGGGCGAGCCCAAGGGCACCGCCTGGCACCCGCACCGCGGCTTCGAGACCGTCACCTACATCATCGACGGCGCCTTCGTGCACCAGGACAGCCACGGTGGCGGCGGCGTCATCACCAACGGCGACACCCAGTGGATGACGGCCGGCTCGGGCCTGCTGCACATCGAGGTCCCGCCGGAGTCGCTGGTGCAGTCGGGCGGGCTCTTCCACGGCCTCCAGCTGTGGGTCAACCTGCCGCGCGCCCAGAAGATGGCGGACCCCCGCTACCAGGACATCCGGGGCGGCGACGTCGCGCTGCTCTCGAGCCCCGACGGCGGCGCGCTGGTGCGCGTCATCGCCGGTGAGCTCGACGGCCACCAGGGTCCCGGCATCACGCACACCCCCATCACGGTGCTCCACCTGACCGTGGCGCCCGGCGCGCGGGTGCGCCTCCCCTGGAACCCCGGCTACAACGCCCTCGTGTACGCCCTCAACGGCAACGGCTCGGTCGGCCCCGACCGCCGGCCGCTGCGCATGGGCCAGCTCGCGGTGCTGGGCGGCGGCGACGTCGTCGAGGTCGGTGCCGACGAGAGCCAGGAGTCGCGCAGCCCGAGCCTGGACCTCTACGTCCTCGGCGGGCAGCCCATCCGCGAGCCCGTGGCCGCGTACGGGCCGTTCGTGATGAACACCCGCGCCGAGCTCGTGCAGGCGTTCGAGGACTTCCAGGCCGGCCGCCTCGGCACCGTCCCCAGCGAGCCGCACCCGGGGCACGACGTCCTCTGA
- a CDS encoding TraR/DksA family transcriptional regulator — translation MSGPDRDRAGAVAEAAALVARQRADLRERLAGMDRDMERMVAASVDSNADDEHDPEGQTIAYERAQLASLTAGLREHLAELDAAASRIADGTYGRCEVCGEPIAAGRLEARPAARTCVAHAR, via the coding sequence GTGAGCGGGCCGGACCGCGACCGGGCGGGAGCCGTGGCGGAGGCGGCCGCCCTCGTCGCGCGCCAGCGGGCCGACCTGCGCGAGCGGCTGGCCGGGATGGACCGCGACATGGAGCGGATGGTGGCGGCGTCGGTCGACTCCAACGCCGACGACGAGCACGACCCCGAGGGGCAGACCATCGCCTACGAGCGGGCGCAGCTGGCGTCGCTCACGGCCGGGCTGCGCGAGCACCTGGCCGAGCTCGACGCCGCGGCGTCCCGCATCGCCGACGGCACCTACGGACGCTGCGAGGTGTGCGGCGAGCCCATCGCGGCCGGGCGGCTCGAGGCGCGCCCGGCGGCCCGGACCTGCGTGGCCCACGCGCGCTGA
- the mnmA gene encoding tRNA 2-thiouridine(34) synthase MnmA, with the protein MRVVAAMSGGVDSAVAAARMLDAGHEVVGVHLALSRSAATLRESARGCCTLEDAGDARRVADRLGIPFYVWDLAARFERDVVEDFVAEYEAGRTPNPCLRCNEKIKFAGLLDKAVALGFDAVATGHYAQVVEGAGGRELHRAVDTAKDQSYVLGVLDADQLARSFFPLGDTTKHRIREEAAARGFAVARKPDSHDICFIPDGDTRGFLARRLGEREGELVDAVSGEVVGTHAGTHGFTVGQRRGLGIDRSRLDGEPRFVVGVDAPRNRVLIGTGDLLGVDVVEGEHLRWCGPAPAGEVRVGAQVRAHGEEVPASAVVRDGRVSVRLDTRVRGVAPGQSVVLYEGTRVVGSATISGTGRAA; encoded by the coding sequence ATGCGCGTCGTCGCCGCCATGTCCGGCGGGGTCGACTCGGCCGTGGCCGCGGCCCGGATGCTCGACGCCGGGCACGAGGTCGTCGGGGTGCACCTCGCGCTGTCGCGGTCGGCGGCCACGCTGCGCGAGTCGGCCCGCGGCTGCTGCACCCTCGAGGACGCCGGGGACGCGCGGCGGGTGGCCGACCGGCTCGGCATCCCGTTCTACGTCTGGGACCTCGCGGCGCGCTTCGAGCGCGACGTGGTCGAGGACTTCGTCGCCGAGTACGAGGCCGGGCGCACCCCCAACCCCTGCCTGCGCTGCAACGAGAAGATCAAGTTCGCCGGGCTGCTCGACAAGGCGGTGGCGCTGGGCTTCGACGCCGTGGCCACCGGGCACTACGCCCAGGTCGTCGAGGGGGCGGGGGGTCGCGAGCTGCACCGGGCGGTCGACACCGCCAAGGACCAGAGCTACGTCCTGGGGGTGCTCGACGCCGACCAGCTGGCGCGCTCGTTCTTCCCGCTGGGTGACACGACCAAGCACCGCATCCGCGAGGAGGCGGCGGCGCGGGGCTTCGCGGTGGCGCGCAAGCCCGACAGCCACGACATCTGCTTCATCCCCGACGGCGACACCCGCGGCTTCCTGGCTCGGCGGCTGGGGGAGCGCGAGGGCGAGCTGGTGGACGCCGTCTCGGGCGAGGTGGTCGGCACCCACGCGGGGACCCACGGCTTCACCGTCGGGCAGCGGCGCGGGCTGGGCATCGACCGCTCGCGCCTCGACGGGGAGCCGCGGTTCGTCGTCGGGGTCGACGCGCCCCGCAACCGGGTGCTCATCGGCACCGGTGACCTGCTGGGGGTCGACGTCGTCGAGGGCGAGCACCTGCGCTGGTGCGGCCCGGCCCCGGCGGGGGAGGTGCGGGTCGGCGCCCAGGTGCGGGCCCACGGCGAGGAGGTCCCGGCCAGCGCGGTGGTGCGCGACGGGCGCGTCAGCGTGCGGCTCGACACCCGGGTGCGCGGGGTGGCCCCGGGGCAGTCGGTGGTGCTCTACGAGGGCACCCGGGTGGTGGGGTCGGCCACCATCAGCGGCACCGGCCGCGCGGCGTGA
- a CDS encoding cysteine desulfurase family protein, which produces MTHYLDHAATTPMLPAAVEAYVGTAGRVGNASSLHTAGRAARKTVEESRERIAAALGCRPSEVVFTSGGTEADNLAVKGAVEARRSADPARARILASAIEHHAVLDPVDFLVEHRGASVTWLASDRCGHIAPEVLAAALAEHPGEAALVSVMWANNEVGTVQPVAELAALAREHGVPFHTDAVQAVAHLPVHFEASGADLMSVSAHKVGGPVGVGALVARRDAALVPQLHGGGQERQVRSGTLDVAGVHAFAVALDETVGMRDVEAKRVLALRDRLLEGALALGLGITVSGCWTPGDATRRLPANAHLLVPGCEGDSLLYLLDAAGVECSTGSACQAGVPQPSHVLLAMGHPEAEARGALRLSLGHTSTDADVDAALAALPGVVERARRAGGSS; this is translated from the coding sequence GTGACCCACTACCTCGACCACGCGGCGACGACGCCGATGCTGCCGGCCGCGGTCGAGGCCTACGTCGGGACCGCGGGGCGGGTGGGCAACGCCTCGTCGCTGCACACCGCGGGCCGCGCGGCACGCAAGACGGTCGAGGAGTCCCGCGAGCGCATCGCGGCGGCGCTGGGCTGCCGGCCGTCCGAGGTCGTGTTCACGTCGGGCGGCACCGAGGCCGACAACCTCGCCGTCAAGGGCGCGGTCGAGGCCCGTCGCAGCGCCGACCCGGCCCGCGCGCGCATCCTCGCCAGCGCCATCGAGCACCACGCCGTCCTCGACCCGGTCGACTTCCTCGTCGAGCACCGGGGGGCGTCGGTGACCTGGCTCGCCTCCGACCGCTGCGGGCACATCGCCCCCGAGGTGCTGGCCGCCGCGCTCGCGGAGCATCCGGGCGAGGCCGCCCTGGTGTCGGTCATGTGGGCCAACAACGAGGTCGGCACCGTGCAGCCGGTGGCCGAGCTGGCCGCCCTGGCGCGCGAGCACGGGGTGCCGTTCCACACCGACGCCGTGCAGGCGGTCGCGCACCTGCCGGTGCACTTCGAGGCGTCCGGGGCCGACCTGATGTCGGTGTCGGCGCACAAGGTCGGCGGCCCGGTGGGGGTCGGGGCGCTGGTGGCGCGGCGTGACGCCGCGCTGGTGCCGCAGCTGCACGGCGGGGGCCAGGAGCGGCAGGTGCGCAGCGGCACCCTCGACGTCGCCGGCGTCCACGCCTTCGCGGTCGCCCTCGACGAGACCGTGGGGATGCGCGACGTCGAGGCCAAGCGCGTGCTGGCGCTGCGTGACCGGCTGCTCGAGGGCGCGCTGGCCCTGGGGCTCGGCATCACGGTGAGCGGCTGCTGGACCCCGGGCGACGCCACCCGTCGCCTGCCGGCCAACGCCCACCTGCTGGTGCCGGGCTGCGAGGGCGACTCGCTGCTCTACCTGCTGGACGCCGCGGGGGTCGAGTGCAGCACCGGCTCGGCGTGCCAGGCCGGGGTGCCGCAGCCCAGCCACGTGCTGCTCGCCATGGGGCATCCCGAGGCCGAGGCCCGCGGGGCACTGCGGCTCTCGCTGGGCCACACCTCGACCGACGCCGACGTCGACGCCGCCCTGGCGGCACTGCCCGGTGTCGTCGAGCGCGCCCGGAGGGCCGGGGGGAGCAGCTGA
- a CDS encoding tartrate dehydrogenase, translating into MSVAVIAGDGIGQEVVPVGIACVDAALAREGERIEWVDLPWGSDHYHRTGRMMPLDGLETLARHDAVFLGAVGMPDIPDTETLWGLLIPIRREFDQYVNLRPVKALAGVPSPVRGGDAIDVVIVRENTEGEYSEIGGRAFRHRDRESAIQVDLFTRYGIQRVARYAARLAASRGGTLTSATKSNGIIHTMPFWDEVVGEVVAEHEELRLDSVLIDALAARLVLRPASLDVVVASNLFGDILSDLAGAVAGSIGLAPSANLNPERAHPSLFEPVHGSAPDIAGQGVANPVGQIWTGAMMLEHLGFAAAATALQEAFEAVTADGVRTRDLGGTASTEEVGAAVVARLER; encoded by the coding sequence GTGAGCGTCGCCGTCATCGCGGGCGACGGCATCGGGCAGGAGGTCGTCCCGGTCGGGATCGCCTGCGTGGACGCCGCCCTGGCCCGCGAGGGCGAGCGCATCGAGTGGGTCGACCTGCCCTGGGGGTCAGACCACTACCACCGCACGGGCCGGATGATGCCGCTCGACGGCCTCGAGACCCTGGCCCGCCACGACGCCGTGTTCCTGGGGGCGGTCGGGATGCCCGACATCCCCGACACCGAGACGCTGTGGGGCCTGCTGATCCCGATCCGCCGCGAGTTCGACCAGTACGTGAACCTGCGCCCGGTCAAGGCGCTCGCGGGCGTGCCGAGCCCGGTGCGCGGGGGCGACGCCATCGACGTCGTCATCGTGCGCGAGAACACCGAGGGCGAGTACTCCGAGATCGGCGGCCGGGCCTTCCGCCACCGCGACCGCGAGTCGGCCATCCAGGTCGACCTGTTCACCCGGTACGGCATCCAGCGGGTCGCCCGCTACGCGGCCCGGCTCGCGGCCTCCCGCGGGGGGACGCTGACGTCGGCGACCAAGTCCAACGGCATCATCCACACGATGCCGTTCTGGGACGAGGTCGTCGGTGAGGTCGTCGCCGAGCACGAGGAGCTGCGCCTCGACAGCGTGCTCATCGACGCCCTGGCCGCCCGCCTGGTGCTCCGGCCCGCCTCGCTCGACGTCGTGGTGGCCTCGAACCTGTTCGGCGACATCCTCTCCGACCTCGCCGGGGCGGTGGCCGGCTCGATCGGGCTGGCGCCGAGTGCGAACCTCAACCCCGAGCGCGCCCACCCCTCGCTCTTCGAGCCGGTGCACGGCTCGGCGCCCGACATCGCCGGGCAGGGCGTCGCCAACCCGGTCGGTCAGATCTGGACCGGGGCGATGATGCTGGAGCACCTGGGGTTCGCCGCCGCGGCCACGGCCCTCCAGGAGGCCTTCGAGGCCGTCACCGCCGACGGGGTGCGGACCCGCGACCTCGGCGGCACGGCGTCCACCGAGGAGGTCGGGGCGGCCGTGGTCGCCCGCCTGGAGCGGTAG
- a CDS encoding alcohol dehydrogenase catalytic domain-containing protein, protein MKAVQYVGDHTVEVVELPIPEPGPADVLLEPLAVGVCGTDQHIIEGDYTSRPPITLGHEVCARVLEVGAATRSVRPGDLVTVEPHIYCGVCVHCQSGRPHLCPERQAPGVHLPGGMAERMVVPETLAYRLDPATPPLLGALVEPLACAVHGIDRLAPVSGSSAAVFGVGPAGALLISLLRRAGMSTVVAVEMREQRRDLALRMGADVALDPTDAGFADTMAELTRGDGFRYVVDAVGSSKVLAQATAVAARGATILVFGVARPGDRWEVSPNEIYAKELSVLGTALNPFTHRRAADLVNTLGLDQLHLGTFGLDEVHDALAAQADGRVDKVLVLPNGSSW, encoded by the coding sequence ATGAAGGCCGTCCAGTACGTCGGTGACCACACCGTCGAGGTCGTCGAGCTGCCCATCCCCGAGCCCGGCCCGGCGGACGTGCTGCTGGAGCCCCTCGCGGTCGGGGTCTGCGGCACCGACCAGCACATCATCGAGGGCGACTACACGAGCCGGCCGCCGATCACCCTGGGCCACGAGGTGTGCGCCCGCGTCCTGGAGGTGGGAGCCGCCACGCGCTCCGTGCGCCCGGGCGACCTCGTCACGGTCGAGCCGCACATCTACTGCGGCGTGTGCGTCCACTGCCAGTCCGGGCGTCCGCACCTCTGCCCGGAGCGCCAGGCGCCCGGGGTGCACCTGCCCGGCGGGATGGCCGAGCGGATGGTGGTGCCCGAGACCCTGGCCTACCGCCTCGACCCGGCCACCCCGCCCCTCCTCGGCGCGCTCGTCGAGCCCCTCGCCTGTGCCGTCCACGGCATCGACCGGCTGGCCCCGGTCTCGGGCTCGAGCGCCGCCGTCTTCGGGGTGGGGCCGGCCGGGGCGCTGCTGATCTCGCTCCTGCGCCGGGCCGGGATGTCGACCGTGGTGGCCGTCGAGATGCGCGAGCAGCGTCGCGACCTGGCGCTGCGGATGGGCGCCGACGTGGCCCTGGACCCGACCGACGCCGGCTTCGCCGACACCATGGCCGAGCTGACCCGAGGTGACGGCTTCCGGTACGTGGTCGACGCGGTGGGCTCCTCGAAGGTGCTGGCCCAGGCGACCGCCGTGGCGGCCCGCGGCGCCACCATCCTGGTGTTCGGGGTGGCCCGCCCCGGTGACCGCTGGGAGGTGAGCCCCAACGAGATCTACGCCAAGGAGCTCTCCGTCCTCGGGACGGCGCTCAACCCGTTCACGCACCGGCGCGCCGCCGACCTCGTGAACACCCTCGGGCTCGACCAGCTCCACCTCGGCACCTTCGGCCTCGACGAGGTCCACGACGCGCTCGCGGCCCAGGCCGACGGTCGCGTCGACAAGGTGCTCGTGCTGCCGAACGGCTCGTCGTGGTGA
- a CDS encoding SDR family oxidoreductase, whose amino-acid sequence MRDRVLVLGATGVAGNAAARRFVADERYDVVTVSRRDPRLPETERHHHVAVDLRDSGAVAEALAEAGPVTHVVYAALYEQPDLVAGWQDAEQIATNRAMLANVLAGLRAAGAPLRHVSLMQGTKAYAYHVGPMRVPAKESRPRVEHDNFYWAQEDLLREAAAEQGFGHTVWRPQFILGGVLGAAMNLVPVIACYAAVRHERGEPFSFPGGPSYVAEGVDARLLASALHWAAEAPAARDETFNITNGDVFEWRDLWPALADALGVDPGPDEPLSLAAWLPEQEEVWQRVVQRHHLRAHTVEQLVGYSHRFADDAFAWAPPGSELASRARPVLLSTVKLRQAGFVDCVDTEITFRHWFANLRSERIIP is encoded by the coding sequence GTGCGTGACCGCGTGCTCGTGCTGGGTGCCACCGGGGTCGCCGGCAACGCCGCCGCCCGTCGGTTCGTGGCGGACGAGCGCTACGACGTGGTGACCGTGTCGCGGCGCGACCCGCGGCTGCCCGAGACCGAGCGCCACCACCACGTGGCGGTCGACCTGCGCGACTCCGGCGCGGTGGCCGAGGCCCTGGCGGAGGCGGGTCCGGTCACCCACGTCGTCTACGCGGCCCTGTACGAGCAGCCCGACCTCGTCGCGGGGTGGCAGGACGCCGAGCAGATCGCCACCAACCGGGCGATGCTGGCGAACGTCCTGGCGGGGCTCCGCGCGGCGGGGGCGCCGCTGCGGCACGTGTCGCTGATGCAGGGCACGAAGGCCTACGCGTACCACGTGGGCCCGATGCGGGTGCCGGCCAAGGAGTCCCGGCCCCGCGTCGAGCACGACAACTTCTACTGGGCGCAGGAGGACCTCCTGCGCGAGGCCGCGGCCGAGCAGGGCTTCGGCCACACCGTGTGGCGCCCCCAGTTCATCCTGGGCGGGGTGCTCGGGGCGGCGATGAACCTGGTGCCGGTGATCGCGTGCTACGCCGCGGTGCGCCACGAGCGCGGGGAGCCGTTCTCGTTCCCGGGCGGCCCGTCGTACGTCGCCGAGGGCGTCGATGCGCGGCTGCTGGCGTCGGCCCTGCACTGGGCCGCGGAGGCACCCGCCGCCCGGGACGAGACCTTCAACATCACCAACGGCGACGTCTTCGAGTGGCGCGACCTCTGGCCGGCGCTCGCGGACGCCCTGGGGGTCGATCCCGGGCCCGACGAGCCGCTGTCCCTGGCCGCCTGGCTGCCCGAGCAGGAGGAGGTCTGGCAGCGGGTCGTGCAGCGCCACCACCTGCGCGCGCACACGGTGGAGCAGCTGGTCGGGTACTCGCACCGGTTCGCCGACGACGCCTTCGCCTGGGCCCCGCCGGGGTCCGAGCTCGCCAGCCGCGCCCGGCCGGTGCTGCTCAGCACGGTGAAGCTGCGTCAGGCGGGCTTCGTCGACTGCGTCGACACCGAGATCACCTTCCGCCACTGGTTCGCGAACCTGCGGTCCGAGCGCATCATCCCCTGA
- a CDS encoding aldolase, which translates to MPSTSIDDLRDPRGRFSMLAIDQRGSLRTMLAQGEDPGRVSDEQLVAFKVEVARSLSGHASAMLVDRDYGHEAALAAGCPVILAADVLSSSVPGGPVDSAELDLEVTADVAREYRAAALKQLVPWTPETRDAAVDLSARFMELCRAAGLPGIVEGVVRPADIADWSDADRDEAIVTAARDLGGVAPDLYKGEVPSYGRGDLAGITAVAARVTAVLDCPWVVLSSGVTADDFPAAVQACEAGGADGFLAGRAIWADAVTAADPADFLRTVSAARLRRMAAG; encoded by the coding sequence ATGCCCAGCACGTCGATCGACGACCTCCGCGACCCCCGCGGACGGTTCTCGATGCTCGCCATCGACCAGCGTGGCTCGCTGCGGACCATGCTCGCCCAGGGTGAGGATCCCGGGCGGGTGAGCGACGAGCAGCTCGTGGCGTTCAAGGTCGAGGTGGCCCGCAGCCTCTCCGGCCACGCCAGCGCCATGCTGGTCGACCGCGACTACGGCCACGAGGCCGCCCTGGCCGCCGGCTGCCCGGTCATCCTGGCCGCCGACGTGCTGAGCTCCTCGGTGCCCGGGGGGCCGGTCGACAGCGCCGAGCTGGACCTCGAGGTGACGGCGGACGTCGCGCGGGAGTACCGCGCGGCGGCCCTGAAGCAGCTGGTGCCCTGGACGCCCGAGACGCGGGACGCGGCGGTCGACCTGTCCGCGCGGTTCATGGAGCTCTGCCGGGCGGCGGGGCTGCCTGGCATCGTCGAGGGCGTCGTGCGCCCGGCGGACATCGCCGACTGGTCCGACGCCGACCGCGACGAGGCCATCGTCACCGCCGCTCGCGACCTCGGCGGGGTCGCCCCCGACCTCTACAAGGGTGAGGTCCCGTCCTACGGGCGCGGCGACCTCGCGGGCATCACCGCCGTGGCCGCCCGGGTCACCGCCGTGCTCGACTGCCCGTGGGTGGTCCTGTCGTCGGGCGTCACCGCCGACGACTTCCCGGCCGCGGTGCAGGCGTGCGAGGCCGGAGGGGCCGACGGCTTCCTGGCCGGGCGCGCCATCTGGGCCGACGCCGTGACCGCCGCCGACCCGGCGGACTTCCTGCGGACGGTGTCCGCCGCGCGGCTGCGGAGGATGGCCGCCGGATGA
- a CDS encoding cyclase family protein, with protein sequence MDQPRTISDLLGPTPPSNWGKWGPDDEVGSLNYLTADEVLRGVGSVVTGEVFTLQVPIGSPDVEGDPVWPNRTSAVRTPVMDEGFFQRGEAPEVPADGHRWADDRIDMFLQGSTQYDALGHLWYDGLIWNGYDASTTIGSLSRASVMPIAQRGVVGRGVLIDMARHRGKEVLERAESFTHLDLLEAAERQGVEIRPRDVILVRTGWIGSYYRMPRAEFYTDFNEPGLIYSPELVEWFQAMEIPNLVTDTIANERSVDPETGIEMALHCALMRNLGVAFTEICWLDDLAAACAADGRWSFLYTAAPLKVEGASGAPVNPVVIR encoded by the coding sequence ATGGACCAGCCACGCACGATCTCCGACCTCCTCGGCCCCACCCCGCCCAGCAACTGGGGCAAGTGGGGGCCCGACGACGAGGTCGGCAGCCTCAACTACCTGACCGCCGACGAGGTGCTGCGCGGCGTCGGGAGCGTCGTCACCGGCGAGGTGTTCACCCTCCAGGTGCCGATCGGGTCCCCGGACGTCGAAGGCGACCCGGTGTGGCCCAACCGCACCTCCGCGGTCCGCACGCCCGTGATGGACGAGGGGTTCTTCCAGCGCGGAGAGGCCCCGGAGGTGCCGGCCGACGGCCACCGCTGGGCCGACGACCGGATCGACATGTTCCTGCAGGGCTCGACGCAGTACGACGCGCTCGGGCACCTCTGGTACGACGGTCTGATCTGGAACGGCTACGACGCCAGCACCACCATCGGCAGCCTCTCGCGTGCCTCGGTGATGCCCATCGCCCAGCGGGGTGTCGTCGGCCGCGGCGTGCTCATCGACATGGCGCGCCACCGTGGCAAGGAGGTCCTGGAACGGGCCGAGTCCTTCACCCACCTCGACCTCCTCGAGGCGGCCGAGCGGCAGGGCGTCGAGATCCGCCCGCGCGACGTCATCCTGGTGCGCACCGGCTGGATCGGGTCGTACTACCGGATGCCGCGGGCCGAGTTCTACACCGACTTCAACGAGCCCGGCCTCATCTACAGCCCCGAGCTCGTCGAGTGGTTCCAGGCCATGGAGATCCCGAACCTGGTGACCGACACCATCGCCAACGAACGCAGCGTCGACCCCGAGACCGGGATCGAGATGGCCCTGCACTGCGCCCTGATGCGCAACCTCGGGGTCGCGTTCACCGAGATCTGCTGGCTCGACGACCTCGCCGCGGCCTGTGCCGCCGACGGTCGCTGGTCCTTCCTGTACACCGCAGCACCGCTGAAGGTCGAGGGCGCCAGTGGCGCCCCCGTCAACCCCGTCGTCATCCGCTGA
- a CDS encoding ABC transporter permease, with protein MTAPAPAPANTPTDTVVTPSRTLGQSVTLFIGKFGALIVLGLLVVVFTVISPQYFLTYGNIVQIFNQSALAAIIACGLTMVLAANQFDLSIGNVASLSGVLVAYLMINGFSIPLAILVALVTSVVIGVVNSLLVTRLGVNALVATLGVGSVAVGANYFISGGAAQPFGSVMPGFSEISVGTWFGIPRNVYYMVVVVVLLWLVLNRTDLGRNIQAVGGNAEAARLAGVGVGGVTGAAFVICSVCASVTGILLASVVGSGQPTGGDGYTLSAFAAAFLGTAVLREGQFHIVGTLVGVVTVSTGFNGLALAGVPSYVQFLFQGLVLIAAVSFSTVARKLSRSA; from the coding sequence ATGACCGCCCCCGCTCCCGCCCCCGCGAACACCCCGACCGACACCGTCGTGACCCCGTCGCGCACGCTGGGCCAGTCGGTGACGCTCTTCATCGGGAAGTTCGGCGCCCTCATCGTGCTCGGGCTGCTGGTGGTGGTGTTCACCGTCATCTCGCCCCAGTACTTCCTCACCTACGGCAACATCGTCCAGATCTTCAACCAGTCGGCGCTCGCCGCGATCATCGCGTGCGGGCTGACGATGGTGCTGGCCGCCAACCAGTTCGACCTCAGCATCGGCAACGTCGCGAGCCTGTCGGGGGTGCTGGTCGCCTACCTGATGATCAACGGGTTCTCGATCCCGCTGGCGATCCTGGTCGCGCTGGTCACCAGCGTGGTCATCGGCGTCGTCAACTCGCTGCTGGTCACTCGCCTCGGCGTCAACGCGCTGGTCGCGACGCTGGGGGTCGGGAGCGTGGCCGTCGGCGCCAACTACTTCATCAGCGGCGGTGCGGCCCAACCCTTCGGTTCGGTGATGCCGGGCTTCTCGGAGATCTCGGTCGGCACCTGGTTCGGCATCCCGCGCAACGTCTACTACATGGTGGTCGTCGTCGTGCTGCTCTGGCTCGTCCTGAACCGCACCGACCTCGGGCGCAACATCCAGGCGGTGGGCGGCAACGCCGAGGCGGCCCGGCTGGCCGGCGTCGGCGTCGGCGGGGTCACCGGCGCAGCCTTCGTCATCTGCTCGGTCTGCGCGTCCGTCACCGGCATCCTGCTCGCCTCGGTGGTCGGCAGTGGGCAGCCCACCGGCGGCGACGGCTACACCCTCAGCGCCTTCGCCGCGGCCTTCCTCGGGACGGCCGTCCTGCGTGAGGGGCAGTTCCACATCGTCGGCACGCTCGTCGGCGTGGTCACCGTCTCGACGGGGTTCAACGGGCTGGCCCTGGCCGGTGTCCCGTCGTACGTGCAGTTCCTCTTCCAGGGCCTGGTCCTGATCGCCGCCGTGTCGTTCAGCACCGTGGCCCGCAAGCTCAGCCGCTCCGCCTGA